AAGAGCGACGACGGCAAGAAGAAGGACGACGGCAAGAAGAAGGGCGGCGCCTCCGCGTCGCCCTCCAAGAGCGACGGGTCCGGCTCCAGGACCTCCCGGGGCCCCGGCAAGGGCCCGGCCTCCGCGGGCGGCGACAGCGGCAGCGCCTTCGACGTGCCGGTGACGGTGCGCACCAGGCCGTACGCCATGGACGACCCCTGCCTCCAGGACTTCCTCGTGAACCGCAAGGCCTCCGAGGTGCCGGAGCAGCCCGCCGTGCAGGACGCGGCAGGCTGGGTCGGCGACCTCGGCGCCGTCGCGGCGGGCCGGCAGCTCATCGAGGTCACGGTGCAGGGCACGGGCGAGGAGACCGTCGTCCTCCAGGACATGAACGTCCGCGTGCAGAGCACCAGCGAGCCGCTGGCCTGGAACAACTTCCAGATGGCGACCGGCTGCGGCGGCGGCGTCTACCCCAAGTCCTTCTCCGTCGACCTCGACGACGCGTCGCCGCACCTCAAACCCCAGTCGGGCCAGCGCGACTTCCCGTACAAGGTCAGCGAGAAGGACCCCGAGGTCTTCTTCATCGTGGCCGACACCGATCTGCACGACGTGCGGTGGTACCTGGAGCTCGAGTGGTCCAGCGGCAAGCGGCACAACTCCCTGCGCATCGACGACCAGAGCAAGCCGTTCCGCACCAGCGGCAAGAAGGGCCGCCCCACCTACGGTTGGCCGCCCGGTTACACGGGGTGGTTCAAGCAGGACAGCTGACCTGGTACGGCCACGTCCGCATCCCGGAACGGCGTGTGTGGCCCGCACCCGCGTGCTTAGGGTGCGGGCACAGCCGCCAGCGCCGAAGGAGCCGTCGCCGTGACCGTCACCGAGCCCGCCCGTACCGCAGCCCCCCTGCCGCCGCTCGCCGCGCGCGCCGCGGCCGTCGGAGGCTCGCCGGTACGGGACATCCTCGCGGTCACCGCGCGGCCCGAGGTCATCAACTTCGCGGGCGGCCTGCCCGCCCCCGGCCTCTTCGACGGCGAGGGCATCGCGGCCGCGTTCCGCGCGGTCCTCGAAGAGATGCCCGAGCGGGCGCTCCAGTACGCGACGACCGAGGGCGAGCCCGCCCTCCGTACCGCCATAGCCGCCCGCACGACCGCCCGCGGACTGCCCACCGACGCCGACGACGTGCTCGTCACCACCGGCTCGCAGCAGGCCCTCTCCCTCCTCGCGACCGCGCTCGTCGAGCCCGGCGACACCGTCCTCGTCGAGAACCCCTGCTACCTCGCGGCCCTCCAGGCCTTCGCGTTCGCGGGCGCCCGCGTGGTGCCCGTGCCCTGCGACGCGTCCGGCATCGACCCCACCGCCCTCGAAGACCTCGTCGCCCTGCACCGCCCCAAGCTCCTGTACACCGTCCCCACCTTCCAGAACCCGACAGGACGCACCCTGCCCGCCGACCGGCGCGCGGCGATCGCCCGCGTCGCCGAACGGCTCGGACTGTGGATCGTCGAGGACGACCCGTACGGCGAACTGCGCTTCGAGGGGGAGCGCGCGCCGTGGATCGCCACGTACTCCGGCGCCGGGGACCGGACCGTGCTCCTGTCCAGCTTCTCCAAGGTCATGGCGCCCGGCCTGCGGCTCGGCTGGCTGCGCGCCCCCGCCGGACTGCTGCGCGCCTGTGCCGTCGCCAAGCAGGCCGCGGACCTGCACACACCCACCGTCAACCAGCTCGCCGCGGCACGGTACTTGGCCGACCGGGACCTGGACGCGCACGTCGCACACGTCGCGGGCGTCTACCGCGAGCGGCGCGACGCGATGCTCGCGGGCCTCGCGGACGCGCTCCCGGAGGGCTCCTCCTGGCTCCGGCCCGAAGGCGGCATGTTCGTGTGGGCGAAGCTCCCCGACGGCCACGACACGACGGAACTGCTGCGGACCGTCATCACGCACGACGTCGCCTACGTCCCCGGCGCCCCCTTCTTCGCGGGCGAGCCCGACCGGACGACCCTGCGCATGTGCTTCGTGACGCAGACGCCCGACGAGATCGCGGAGGGGCTGCGGCGACTCGGACGGGCGCTTGAGGTCGCCTCCGGTGAAAACTGAGCGAACTCGCGTGATCGCGGAGGCAGTTGTCGGTGCCCGCGCCTAGGGTGACCTCTGTTGAGCATTCATCCGCCCGGGGAGTGCGGATGCTTCACACCGAGGGGATTGCCATGCGCATCACAGCTCTGTCCGCCAAGAGACTCGGACACGCCCTCGTCGGCGTCGCGCTGACCGGCGGGCTGCTCGCCGTCGCCGCGCCCGCGCGGGCCGCGGCGGGCGACCCGGTCGCCGTCAGCTCGTACGCGTACACGAGCGCGGCGGGCGACTACATCGGCCAGGGCGAGTCGGGCACGTACAAGGACCCGCAGAGCCCGTTGCGGATCAGCGGCACCGCGGAATCCCTGACGGTGCGGCTGCCCGACGCGGGGTGGAGCATCGACATCGCGGCGCCCCGGGGCGAGAAGCTGCGCCCCGGCGTCTACCGCGGCGCCGAGCGCGCCGCGTTCCGCACCGGCCGCTCGCCCGGCCTCGACGTCAGCGGCGGCAGCCGGGGCTGCAACGAGGTGTACGGGCAGTTCGCGGTCAACCAGATCGAGACGGACGCCGACGGCAACGTCACCGTCCTGGACGCCTCGTTCACGCAGAACTGCGAGAGCGCCACGGCCCCCGCGCTCAAGGGCGCCGTCAAGTACCGCGCCTACCCGCTGTCGTACCGCTTCCAGAGCGACCCCGACGACTACATCGGCGGCGGCCGCACCGTCTCCTACACCGGCTCCACCAGCACCTTCGGGGCCTACGGCGACGCATCCCGGGTGCACTACACGGCGTCCGGGAAGCGCGACGGCTGGTCCGCCGACCTCGGCGCGCCGAAGGGGCAGACCCTGGAGGTCGGCAAGACCTACCAGGCCAACCGGTTCGGCGACGACGGCCTCGCGGAGCTCGACGTCAACGGCAACGGCCGGGGCTGCAACACCACGTCGGGCGAGTTCAAGGTGACCAAGCTCGCCCTGAACGAGGCCGGTGAACTGAAGGCGTTCGCCGCGACGTTCAAGCAGTACTGCGGCAGTGGTGGCACCGCCGCGCTGAACGGCACCATCCACTACTACGCCTGACCCGGCCCCGTAAGAACCGTCGGCCCCGTCAGGACCGCCCGGGCGTCAGAGGCGCTCGGGCGTCCTGATGCCGAGCAGCTCCATGCCCTTGTGCAGCGTCCGCGCCGTGATGTCGCACAGGAACAGGCGGTTCTCGACCTGGGCCGGGGTGTCGGCCTTCAGGACCGGGCACTGGTCGTAGAACGTCGTGTACAGCGACGCCAGCTGGTAGAGGTACGCGGCCAGCTTGTGCGGCGCGTACTCCGCCGTCGCGTCCGCGATCAGCTCGCCGAACGCGTCCAGGTGCAGGCCGAGCGCCCGCTCCGCCGGGGCGAGCGCGAGCTCCGGGTGCGCGGTGGGCCGCGCGTCGTCGCCCGCCCTGCGCAGGATCGACTTGATGCGCGCGTACGCGTACTGGAGGTAGACCGACGTGTCGCCGTTCAGGGAGACCATCTGGTCGAGGTCGAACTTGTAGTCACGGTTCGCCGACGTCGACAGGTCCGCGTACTTCACGGCGCCGATGCCGACCTGGAAGGCCCGCTCCTGGATCTCCTCCTCGGTGAGGTCCCGCGCCTTCTCCCGCACGACGTCCGCCGCGCGCTGCACCGCCTCGTCGAGCAGGTCCTCCAGGCGCACCGTCTCACCCGCACGCGTCTTGAACGGCTTGCCGTCCGCGCCGAGCACCGTGCCGTAGCCCATGTTGTGCGCGGTGACGTCGTCGTTCAGCCAGCCCATCCGGCGGGCCGCCTCGAAGACCATCTTGAAGTGCAGCGACTGCCGCACGTCCACCACGTACAGCAACGTCGACGCGTTCAGGTCCAGGACGCGGTCACGGATCGCGGAGAGGTCCGACGCCGCGTAACCGAAGCCGCCGTCCGCCTTCTGCACGATCAGCGGGACCGGCTGGTCGTCCTTGCCGCGGATCTCGTCGAAGAACACGACGAGCGCGCCCTCGGAGCGGACGGCGACCCCCGACTCCTCCAGGAGACGGGCGGTCTCCGGCATCAGGTCGTTGTACGCGGACTCGCCCACGATCTCGTCGTCGCGGACCTCCATGTCCAGCTTCTCGAAGACCGAGTAGAAGTAGACCTTCGACTCGTCGACGAAGCGTTGCCACAGGTCGAGCGTCTCCTTGTCCCCGGACTGCAGGGCGACGACCCGCTTGCGGGCCCGCTCCTTGAACTCCTCGTCCGAGTCGAAGACGGCGCGCGAAGCCTTGTAGATCCGGTTCAGGTTCGACATGGCCTGCTCGCCGTCGACCTCGTCGGCCGGGGCCAGCTCGCCCGGGTTCTCGATCAGGTACTGGATGAGCATGCCGAACTGGGTGCCCCAGTCGCCGATGTGGTGGCGGCCGATCGTCTTCTCGCCGGTGAAGTCCAGCATGTGGCGCAGCGCGTCGCCGATGACGGCGGAGCGCAGGTGACCGACGTGCATCTCCTTCGCCACGTTCGGCTGCGCGTAGTCGATCACGGTCGTGCCCGCGGCGGGGTTCAGCGGTACGCCGAGCCGGTCGCCGTCGGCGGCACGGGCCGCGAGCGTCTCCGTGATCGCCTTGTCGGTGACCGTGACGTTCAGGAACCCGGGGCCCGACACCTCGACGTCGGCGAGCAGCTCGCCGTGGGTGATCCGCTCGACGACTTGGGCGGCCAGCTCGCGCGGGTTCGCCTTGGCCTTCTTCGCGAGCGCCAGGATGCCGTTGGCCTGGTAGTCGGCCCGGTCGCTTCGTCGCAGCAGCGGGTCGGCGGCGCCGGCCTCCGGCAGGGCAGCCGAGAGGGCGTCCGCGAGGCGCTGGTGGACGGAGGCGGTGAGGGACGTGACCGAGGCCATGAATGGGTGCCGTTCTGCTCGGGTGCCTGGCTGTGCTGAAGCTACGGAAACCGAGTATCCCACGCGGTGAAAAGCTGTTTTCGCGGTTAGGGGGCGACCTGGGAGAATGGCTCCGTCAAGCGGTACTCGCGTAGAAGAAACACGTAGAAGAAAGGCGTGCCGATCGTGGCTCAGAGCACCGATACCACCGACTGGGTCTCCCGCTATGCGGATGAGGTCATCGCCGAGTCGGAGCGTCGTGCCCCGGGCGCGAAACACGATGGCGCGGCCGCGCCGGTGGTCGTCGTCGCCTCCGGGCTCTCCCCCTCCGGTCCCATTCACCTGGGCAACCTCCGTGAGGTCATGACCCCGCACCTGGTCGCGGACGAGATCCGCCGCCGTGGGTACGAGGTCCGTCACCTCATCTCCTGGGACGACTACGACCGGTACCGCAAGGTCCCGGCCGGCGTCCCCGGCATCGACGAGACCTGGGCCGAGCACATCGGCAAGCCCCTGACGTCCGTCCCGGCCCCGGCCGGTTCCGCGTACCCGAACTGGGCCGAGCACTTCAAGGCGGCCATGACCGAGGCGCTCGCCGAGCTGGGCGTGGAGTACGACGGGATCAGCCAGACCGAGCAGTACACCTCCGGTGTCTACCGCGAGCAGATCCTGCACGCGATGAGGCACCGCGGTGACATCGACGCGATCCTCGACCAGTACCGCACCAAGAAGGACCCCGCGAAGGGCGGCAAGGGCAAGCAGCAGCAGAAGCCCGTCGACGAGGCCGAGCTGGAGGCCGCCGAGGGGTCGGGCGCGGCCTCCGAGGACGACGGCAGCGGCGGCACCAGCGGGTACTACCCGTACAAGCCGTACTGCGGGCAGTGCGAGAAGGACCTGACGGCCGTCGTCTCGTACGACGACGAGACCACGGAGCTCGTCTACACCTGCACGGCGTGCGGCTTCGGCGAGACCGTCCGGCTCAGCGAGTTCAACCGCGGCAAGCTGGTCTGGAAGGTCGACTGGCCGATGCGCTGGGCGTACGAGGGCGTCGTCTTCGAGCCGTCCGGCGTCGACCACTCGTCGCCGGGCTCGTCCTTCGTCGTCGGCGGCCAGATCGTCCGCGAGATCTTCGACGGCGTGCAGCCGATCGGCCCCATGTACGCCTTCGTGGGCATCTCCGGCATGGCGAAGATGTCGTCCTCCAAGGGCGGCGTGCCCACCCCGGCCGACGCCCTGAAGATCATGGAGGCGCCGCTGCTGCGCTGGCTGTACGCGCGCCGCAAGCCCAACCAGTCCTTCAAGATCGCCTTCGACCAGGAGATCCAGCGGCTCTACGACGAGTGGGACAAGCTGGAGGCGAAGGTCGCCGAAGGATCGGCGCTGCCCGCGGACGTCGCCGCGCACTCGCGGGCGGTCCGCACGGCCGCCGGTGAGCTGCCGCGCACCCCGCGCCCGCTGCCGTACCGCACGCTGGCCTCCGTCGCCGACATCACCGCCGGCGCCGAGGACCAGACCCTGCGCATCCTGCGGGACCTGGACCCCTCGGACCCGATCACGTCCCTCGACGAGACCCGGCCGCGCCTCGACCGCGCCGAGAACTGGATCACCACCCAGGTCCCGGCCGAGGCCCGCACCATCGTCCGCTCCGAGCCGGACACGGAGCTCCTGTCGTCCCTGGACGACGCGGGCCGCGAATCCCTGCGCCTCCTCCTGGAGGGCCTGGACTCGCACTGGTCCCTGGACGGCCTGACCCACCTCGTCTACGGCGTGCCGAAGGTGCAGGCGGGCTTCTCCGCGGACGCGACGGCGAAGGAACTCCCGGCGGAGATCAAGGGCGCCCAGCGCTCCTTCTTCGCCCTCCTCTACCGCCTCCTGGTCACCCGCGAGACGGGCCCGCGCCTGCCCACGCTGCTCCTCGCCGTCGGCGCGGACCGCGTGCGCAAGCTGCTGGCCGCGTAGGACCCCACGCGGGTCCTGTGCATCCTTCGGACTACCTCCGGTTCGGCCGGAGGCAGGACGCGGACGGCTGATCCCCGGCCGATGGTGGACGCATGAGAGAAATCATCGCCATCGTCGGCTGGGTCGTCGGCATCCAGGGAGCACTCGGCGTCGCCGGACGGACGTTCGGCGACGAGCCGTGGGGCATGCTCAAAAAGTGGTGGGACGTGCCCACGCCGCTCTACGCGGCGCTCCTCGTGGCGGGCGTAGTGCTCGCCGTGTACGGGGAGACCGCGAAGAAGAGGCGGCGGGCGCGCGTCTGACTCAGGGTGTCGGCGGTTACGCGATGTGGTCTTCCATGAGCTCGTTCTCGAGGCGGGCCGAGAAGCGGTCCATGTAGTTGTTCAGCTCGCGGGACTGGAGACGCAGACCGAACGCCGCCTCCGCGTTGGCCGCGAACGCACCCGGGGTCGGCATGCCCTCACCCTCTATCGAGTGCCGGAACACCTGGTACAGGTCCTCGTCGGAGGGGGCCGGGGCGGGGACGGGTCCCATGTGCTGCTGCGGGGTGCCGCCCTCGCCGAGGGGGCGGGTGCCGCCCGCGCCGTTCGGCACGGGGAAGGCCTGCTGGTCGCCCTGGTCGCCCTGGTCGCCCTGGCCGTCCTGCCCGTCGGGCGCCTGCTGTCGCTCCTGCTCCGCGTACCACTCGTCGTACGGGGCCACCGGGGCGTACGACGCGTTGTGCGCCGCGAACCAGGGGCTCGCGTGGTTCGCGACGGGGAGGGCCTCCTCGGGGGCCGGGGTCTCGGCCGCGGACTGAGAGTTCGTCTGGGGGTCTGTCTGCGGGTCCGTCCGCGGGTCCGTCCGCGGGCCCGGTTGGGGCTGCGCGGGACCCGGGGCGGGTCCGGACTCCGGCGCCGCCGTCAGCTGAGGCTGCTGCGGACCCTCGGATGCCTTCGTCGCCTCGGGCGCCTTCGTCATGGAGACCGCGGGCGCAGGCGGGAGCAGGACCGGATCGATGCCCGCCGCCGCGAGCCCCGCCGGAGCCGTCTCGGCGAGCGGAACCCCGTAGCGGGCCAGGCGCAGCGGCATCAGGGACTCCACCGGAGCCTTGCGACGCCAGCCGCGGCCGAAGCGGGCCTGGAGGCGCGCCTGGTAGACGAGGCGCTCCTGTTCGAGCTTGATGACCTGCTCGTAACTGCGCAGCTCCCACAGCTTCATGCGGCGCCACAGCTTGAACGTGGGAATGGGGGAGAGCAGCCAGCGCGTGAGGCGCACGCCCTCCATGTGCTTGTCGGCGGTGATGTCCGCGATCCGGCCCACCGCGTGCCGCGCCGCCTCGACGGCCACCACGAACAGCACCGGGATCACCGCGTGCATGCCCACGCCCAGCGGGTCGGGCCAGGCCGCCGCGGCGTTGAACGCGATCGTCGCCGCCGTGAGCAGCCACGCCGTCTGCCGCAGCAGCGGGAAGGGGATGCGGAGCCAGGTCAGCAGGAGGTCCAGGGCGAGCAGCACGCAGATGCCCGCGTCGACGCCGATGGGGAAGACCACCGAGAAGTCGCCGAACCCCTTCTCCTCGGCGAGTTCGCGCACGGCCGCGTACGACCCCGCGAAGCCGATCCCGGCGATGACGACCGCTCCGGCGACGACCACTCCGATGAGTATCCGGTGCGTGCGTGTCAGCTGCATCGCGGCCACCCGCGAACCCCTCCCTGTGCAAGACCGTGTGCCGGCTTGTAGCGGCTAGTGGCGCCGTGCGGCGCCGTATTGCGAGCGACAGCCTGGCACATACGTACGGAACGCTGTGTGCCGGTACGTGTGCCGGTACGTGTGCCGGTACGCCAGGAGCCCGGCCCGTGAGGGGCCGGGCTCCGTCAACTCGCCTGGTGAGGGCGCGTGTTGGGTGCGCCGGGCGCGCGCGTGGCGCTCTGCGGAAGCGTCAGGACTTGGTGCCGCTGCCGCTCTTCTTCTTGTCGTCGGACTTGGAGTCGTCGGACTTGGAGACGTCGGACTTCTTGTCGTCCGACTTCGGCTTGTCGCTCGCGCCCGACGACGCCTTGCCGCCGCCCTCGTTGGCCGCGACGACCGACTCGGCGGCCTCCTTCGCGGCCTTCTGCGCGTCCTTGCCCAGCTTGCCGGCGTCCGGGGACTTGTCGCCCGCGAGGCCCGCGCCGTTGAGGTCGACGGTGATGACCGCGTTCTCCACGCGCGTCACGAACGTCTGCTGCTTGAAGGTGTCCTTGTCCTTCTTCAGGTCGTACCGCACGAGCGTCGCCTGCTGGCCGACACCCTGCACCGGCTCCGCCTTGACGCTCTTCGCGCCCTTCGTCGCCTGCGCGTCGGCGACCTGCTTCGCGAAGCTGTCCTGCGCGCGCTTGGCACCGCTGCCGAGCGACGCGTCCGACTCGAAGCGCATCAGCGAGACGCGCAGCCAGCGGAACTGCGAGCCGTCCACGCCGTTGTTGTCGAGGCTGTCCCAGGAGCAGCTGCCGCGCAGCGCCGTGTCGCTGGACGTGCCGGCCTTGCCGGACTTGTCCTCCGCCTTCGGCACGAGCTCCTCGAGCGTCTTCTTCGACAGGACGTCGCAGGGCTCCGGAAGCTTGGCGTACGCGGCCATCTCCACGCTCGGGGCGTCGTCGCCGGACTTGGCCGACGCCGAGGACTTGGCGCCCGAGTCCTTCTTCGACGCGTCGGATCCGGAGTCGGAGCCGGAGTCGGAGGAGCAGCCGGCGACGAGGATCACCGGTACGGCGGCCGCGCAGACGAGGAGGCGGCTGCGGAGCTGTCGCTTTCGCTGTGCAGGTCGGTGCATGGTTCCTTCACTCTGTTCGTCTCGTGACGTCCAGTTCGTCTCGTGACGTCGTCGGGTCCGAGGGGCCACGGTACGCGCATGGGACGGCGGACGACTCCGCTTCAGGCCGTCGGGGGCCCCGCCCGTACCCGCTCCCGTCACCCGCTACTCGTCGAAGTCGCCGGCCAGGCTGTCGGCCAGGTCCTGCGCTTTGTCCTGCATTTCCTTGCTGTCGGGGACATCCGTGCGACGGCCGGGCTGCTCGTCGTACTCGATGGTCACGATGACGTTCGACGTGCGGAACACCACAGTCACGGTGCGGTGACGGGAGGCGGAGGTGGCGGTGGTGAGGGCGTCGTCGAGGAAGGCCTCGTCGCCGAGGTCGGGGAGGGTGCGGGACTCCAGGCCCGGGGGCGGGGTCGAGGGCGCGGAGGAGTCGGCGCCGTCGAGGGCGGCGCCGTCGTCCTCCGGGCCCTGATCGGTGCCCTTACGCGTGCCCTTGCGGCTGCCCTTGTCGTCGTCCGCGCGGGCGTTCTTGCCGCCCTGGGCCTTGTCACCGGGGCTTTCGCTGTCGTCGGAGCTCTTGCTGCTGTCAGGGCTCGCGTCGTCGTCCGGGTCCTCGCTCTCCGTGTCCTCGCTCTCGGTGGGCGAGTCGGTCGGCCGGGAGAGGCCCGCCTCGCGCAGCTTCGTCGCGTAGACCTCCGCGGCGCGGGCGTCGTCGCTGACCGAGCCGTCGTACGACACGACGCGCTCGAAGTCGATGAGCAGGTGGTGGGAGGCGCCGGTCGACTCGATCTTCCAGTTGCAGCCCACGCGGCGGTCCGTGTCGTACGTGACCGTGGGCGTGCCCTCGTACGCCTTCTCGCGCTGCTCGGGGTCCCCCATCTCCGGGATGCCGGGCAGCATCGAGTCGAGGGTGCCCTCGTCGACCTCGCCGCAGGGCTCCGGGAGGGTGCGGTACTTGCCGGGCTGCGCCGGGGCGTTCGAGCCGCCGCTGCCGCCCGGCTTGGAGTCGTCGCTCTCGTCACCGCCACCGGACCCGCCGGTGCAGCCGGTCAGCACGACCGCGAGGAGCGCGGCGACGCCCGGTACACAGGCCTTGGCCTTCAGCTGCACCGTATGGCTCCTCTCGCCTGGCTCTGCCTGGTTATTGGGTTGCCGCTGATGGGCGACCGGTGGACACAATGTGTATCGCACGCGCTGCCGTGGACGCCGGTCCGTCACCCCTTTCGTTGACCTTGGCGCCGGTATTTGCGCTTCTAGGCTTGTAGTTGTTTACGGGGGAATGAGGACGATATGTCGTATGTAGAGGTTCCCGGGGCGAAGGTCCCGATACGGATGTGGACGGATCCGGCCACGGTCGAGGACTCGGCGATGCGCCAGCTCCAGAACGTGGCGACGCTGCCGTGGATCAAGGGCCTGGCGGTCATGCCGGACGTCCACTACGGCAAGGGCGCGACGGTCGGCTCGGTGATCGCCATGCGCGGCGCGGTCTGTCCGGCGGCGGTCGGCGTGGACATCGGCTGCGGGATGAGCGCCGTCAAGACGTCGCTCACCGCCAATGACCTTCCGGGTGACCTGTCCCGCCTGCGCTCGAAGATCGAGCAGGCGATTCCGGTGGGGCGGGGCATGCACGATGACCCCGTCGGGCCGGGGCGCTTCCATGGGATGGCGACTGCGGGGTGGGAGGACTTCTGGGGGCGGTTCGACGGGATCGCCGAAACGGTCAAGTTCCGTCATGAACGTGCCTCGAAACAGATGGGAACGCTTGGATCCGGGAACCACTTCATCGAATTCTGTCTTGATGAGTCAGGTTCGGTCTGGCTGATGCTGCACTCCGGCTCCCGCAACATCGGCAAGGAGCTGGCCGACCACCACATCGGAGTGGCTCAGGGGCTCGCGCACAACCAGGGCCTGGTCGATCGGGACCTCGCGGTCTTCATCGCGGACACCCCGCAGATGGCGGCGTACCGGACCGACCTGTTCTGGGCCCAGGAGTACGCGAAGAAGAACCGCGCGATCATGATGGCGCTCTTCAAGGACGTGGTCCGCAAGGAGTTCAAGAAGGCCAGGCCGACGTTCGAGCAGGAGATCTCCTGCCACCACAACTACGTCAGCGAGGAGCGCTACGACGGGATGGACCTGCTGGTCACCCGGAAGGGCGCGATCCGTGCCGGCAGCGGGGACTACGGCATCATCCCGGGCTCCATGGGCACCGGCTCGTACATCGTGAAGGGCCTCGGCAACGAGTCGTCCTTCAACTCGGCCTCGCACGGCGCGGGGCGGCGGATGAGCCGGGGCGCGGCCAAGCGCCGCTTCTCGACGAAGGACCTGGAGGAGCAGACGCGGGGCGTCGAGTGCCGCAAGGACTCGGGCGTCGTGGACGAGATCCCGAGCGCGTACAAGCCGATCGAGCAGGTCATCGACCAGCAGCGGGATCTCGTCCAGGTCGTGGCGAAGCTGAAGCAGGTCGTCTGCGTGAAGGGGTGAGGGCCTGCGTGCCGGGCCCTTCGTCCGTCACTTCGCGTGGGTGACCGCGTAGATCATGACGAACGCGACGATGTGGATGCCGAAGAGGAAGTACGCCAGGTACCACCAGACCAGGCGTTCGTTCTTCGCCTCTTCGGCGAGAGTGCGGGCCTCGTGTTCGTGGGTGAGGCGTTCCAGGGGGTCGGGGGAGTCCGCGGAGTACGCGGGGCGGCCTGGGTCGTCGCCGGGGAGGCGCATGGTCAGGACTCCCTGTGGACCTTGCTGTTGGAGGCCTGGGCGCGCGGGCGGACCACCAGGAGGTCGATGTTGACGTGCGGGGGCCGCGTGACCGCCCACGTGATCGTGTCCGCCACGTCGTCCGCGGTGAGCGGCTCGGCGACGCCCGCGTAGACCTTCGCGGCCTTGTCGGCGTCGCCGCCGAAGCGGGTCAGGGCGAACTCGTCCGTCTTGACCATGCCGGGGGCGACCTCGATGACGCGGACCGGCGTGCCGACGATCTCCAGGCGCAGGGTCTCGGCGAGTACGTGCTCGGCGTGCTTCGCGGCCACGTAGCCGCCGCCTCCCTCGTACGTGCCGTGTCCGGCGGTCGAGGAGAGGACGACCACCGTGCCGTCGCCGCTCGCGGTGAGGGCGGGCAGCAGGGCCTGGGTGACGTTGAGCGTGCCGATGACGTTCGTCTCGTACATCTGGCGCCAGTCCGCCGGGTCGCTGCTCGCCACGGGGTCCGCGCCCAGCGCGCCGCCCGCGTTGTTCACCAGGACCGCGATCTTGCGGAACGCGGTGGCGAACTCGTCCACGGCCGCGCGGTCGGTGACGTCGAGCGCGTACGCGACCGCGTCGTGTCCGGCGTCGCTCAGCTCGGCGGCGAGCGCCTCGATGCGGTCCTTGCGGCGCGCGGTGAGGACGACGCGGTAGCCCGCGGCGGCGAGGCCGCGGGCGGTGGCGGCGCCGATACCGCTGCTCGCGCCGGTGACGATCGCGATGCGGGTGGCTGCGGCGGTCATGGGCGCTCCTCGGCAGGCGTGCGGATTGGGGTCGGTGGGCCTTCGGTCAGGATATGCGGGCCGTTCAGTGGCTCCGCGGCGCCCGGTCCATCAGTGGCTCCGCGGTGCCCGGTCGTTCAGCGGCCCCGCGGCGCGTACATGATCACGGCCATACCCGCGAGGCAGATCAGCGCCCCCGCGACGTCCCACCGGTCGGGCCGGTAGCCGTCCGCGACCATGCCCCAGACGATCGACCCCGCGACGAAGATCCCGCCGTACGCCGCGAGAATGCGGCCGAACTCCGCGTCGGGCTGCAGCGTGGCCACGAAACCGTAGATGCCGAGCGCGATCACGCCCGCGCCGATCCACGCCCATCCCTTGTGCTCCCGCACGCCCTGCCAGACGAGCCAGGCCCCGCCGATCTCGAAGAGCGCGGCCAGGACGAAGAGTGCGGCGGAGCGTGCGGTGAGCATGGTCAACAGGGTGGCAGAGCGGGCGTGCGTCGCACGATTGCTGTCCGGCGCGGGTATCGGGCAGCGGCAGTGCAACGGCGCGGGCTGCTGATGAGTGAGCTGTCCGTCGAGTCGCGGCGCTGCATGGCCTCGTACGCCCGCCCGCACCCCTCGGCGGCGTGGCGGGGACCGTCACCTCCTGTGGACGCGTCTGACAGGGAGGGATGGTAGGGCCCGC
The sequence above is a segment of the Streptomyces sp. Je 1-369 genome. Coding sequences within it:
- a CDS encoding DUF2637 domain-containing protein, which gives rise to MQLTRTHRILIGVVVAGAVVIAGIGFAGSYAAVRELAEEKGFGDFSVVFPIGVDAGICVLLALDLLLTWLRIPFPLLRQTAWLLTAATIAFNAAAAWPDPLGVGMHAVIPVLFVVAVEAARHAVGRIADITADKHMEGVRLTRWLLSPIPTFKLWRRMKLWELRSYEQVIKLEQERLVYQARLQARFGRGWRRKAPVESLMPLRLARYGVPLAETAPAGLAAAGIDPVLLPPAPAVSMTKAPEATKASEGPQQPQLTAAPESGPAPGPAQPQPGPRTDPRTDPQTDPQTNSQSAAETPAPEEALPVANHASPWFAAHNASYAPVAPYDEWYAEQERQQAPDGQDGQGDQGDQGDQQAFPVPNGAGGTRPLGEGGTPQQHMGPVPAPAPSDEDLYQVFRHSIEGEGMPTPGAFAANAEAAFGLRLQSRELNNYMDRFSARLENELMEDHIA
- a CDS encoding DUF3558 family protein; this translates as MHRPAQRKRQLRSRLLVCAAAVPVILVAGCSSDSGSDSGSDASKKDSGAKSSASAKSGDDAPSVEMAAYAKLPEPCDVLSKKTLEELVPKAEDKSGKAGTSSDTALRGSCSWDSLDNNGVDGSQFRWLRVSLMRFESDASLGSGAKRAQDSFAKQVADAQATKGAKSVKAEPVQGVGQQATLVRYDLKKDKDTFKQQTFVTRVENAVITVDLNGAGLAGDKSPDAGKLGKDAQKAAKEAAESVVAANEGGGKASSGASDKPKSDDKKSDVSKSDDSKSDDKKKSGSGTKS
- a CDS encoding DUF3558 domain-containing protein; amino-acid sequence: MQLKAKACVPGVAALLAVVLTGCTGGSGGGDESDDSKPGGSGGSNAPAQPGKYRTLPEPCGEVDEGTLDSMLPGIPEMGDPEQREKAYEGTPTVTYDTDRRVGCNWKIESTGASHHLLIDFERVVSYDGSVSDDARAAEVYATKLREAGLSRPTDSPTESEDTESEDPDDDASPDSSKSSDDSESPGDKAQGGKNARADDDKGSRKGTRKGTDQGPEDDGAALDGADSSAPSTPPPGLESRTLPDLGDEAFLDDALTTATSASRHRTVTVVFRTSNVIVTIEYDEQPGRRTDVPDSKEMQDKAQDLADSLAGDFDE
- a CDS encoding RtcB family protein, with the protein product MSYVEVPGAKVPIRMWTDPATVEDSAMRQLQNVATLPWIKGLAVMPDVHYGKGATVGSVIAMRGAVCPAAVGVDIGCGMSAVKTSLTANDLPGDLSRLRSKIEQAIPVGRGMHDDPVGPGRFHGMATAGWEDFWGRFDGIAETVKFRHERASKQMGTLGSGNHFIEFCLDESGSVWLMLHSGSRNIGKELADHHIGVAQGLAHNQGLVDRDLAVFIADTPQMAAYRTDLFWAQEYAKKNRAIMMALFKDVVRKEFKKARPTFEQEISCHHNYVSEERYDGMDLLVTRKGAIRAGSGDYGIIPGSMGTGSYIVKGLGNESSFNSASHGAGRRMSRGAAKRRFSTKDLEEQTRGVECRKDSGVVDEIPSAYKPIEQVIDQQRDLVQVVAKLKQVVCVKG
- a CDS encoding SDR family NAD(P)-dependent oxidoreductase, whose translation is MTAAATRIAIVTGASSGIGAATARGLAAAGYRVVLTARRKDRIEALAAELSDAGHDAVAYALDVTDRAAVDEFATAFRKIAVLVNNAGGALGADPVASSDPADWRQMYETNVIGTLNVTQALLPALTASGDGTVVVLSSTAGHGTYEGGGGYVAAKHAEHVLAETLRLEIVGTPVRVIEVAPGMVKTDEFALTRFGGDADKAAKVYAGVAEPLTADDVADTITWAVTRPPHVNIDLLVVRPRAQASNSKVHRES
- a CDS encoding YnfA family protein — protein: MLTARSAALFVLAALFEIGGAWLVWQGVREHKGWAWIGAGVIALGIYGFVATLQPDAEFGRILAAYGGIFVAGSIVWGMVADGYRPDRWDVAGALICLAGMAVIMYAPRGR